The genomic region GAAGATCAGATCGTCCATAAAAAGAGAATTTCCTCTCGCCCAAGTCGCGGACTGACGCACAAAACCCCAACTATCCGCGTTCGCGTGTAAAGGTTGAATGAGCTCCAAGCGAACCGGAAACGGTTTGGGAGAATCTTCCCTTACGAAAAAAGAAACCCGATCCGAACGAAAACTAAGTCCCGCTCCGAGAAAAACAAGGACCGCAACAAGAATTAAAACCCATGACTTTTTCATTTTAAAATTCCTCACTGAGCGATTCCTTTGGGAACGATGATAAAAAATCCGGTCTTACTCTGTTCCACGTAAGGTTGAGTCGCCAACAAAAGGAGAAGCACATTGTCGGTATCGTTGTTGTTTTCCTTTTTCTTACAAGCTCCGGTGAACAAAACTCCGAAGACAACGACTGCGAGAATTCCCGCAGAAAGAAAATTACGAAAAATTTTCATAAACATCCTCCCTCACACAACGAGGTCTATACTAGTTTCAACATTCTCTTGAATCGCTTTTTTCAATTCCTTAGAATTTCCCTATTTACAGCGCTCCTAAAAAACCGAAATTTCGTTTACGGAAACGAGGATCGCAGTAAGATAACCCTTCTTTAAAAGAATGGTTCTTAATAAAATATCCGAATGAAAACTGCGGTCAACCAGGATTCTAATCGGCGTTACTTCGAGCGCTTTTCTTTTTATCAGAGTTAAAAATCGAATCCATGAATTCCAAAGAAGCACTCATTCTTTTTTTAAGAAACCCGGTCGCGGGACAAGTGAAAACAAGACTCGCACAAATCTTAGGCAACGAAGCGGCCTTAGCCGTCTACGAACAACTCGTGGAACTGACTCAAAAACAAGTCAACGTTTTGGATTTGCCGATCAGACTATATTTTGATTCGATTCCGGAATTCGTTTCCAACAAATGGGGAAACAAATTCAGCGCTCATCTTCAAACGGGACAGGATCTCGGTTCCAGAATGGCGAACGCGTTTTTAGAAACGTTCGAAACCGGCGCGGAAAAAACGGTCATCATCGGAAGCGATTGTCCCGATCTCGAAACCAAACACATTCGAGAAGCGTTTTCCGCACTCGATCAATCCGACGTCGTCTTAGGCCCGGCCGTGGACGGAGGTTATTATCTCTTAGGTACGAAATCGCATTCTCCGGAACTTTTCGAAGGCATCCCTTGGAGTACGGATCGTGTGTTCGGAATCACATTAGAAAAATTGCAACTATCGCGGAAAAACGTCTGGATTCTTCCCAAACTCAACGACGTGGACGAGGCGTCGGACTTGGATCCGTATCTTCGTTCGGGTAAGATTAATCTTTAGAGTCAATAAAAGGTTTCCATTTCCCGCCGTTCATGGAGAATACGTCCATGCGATTTTTTCGGAACCTGCCGATTCTTTTTTGGATTTATCTTTTTACAAACGGTCCGATCGTTTCCGAATCGATTTCGGATAAACCTTTTTCGGACGAACCGGGTGCGTATCTCAAACTCAAAAACGTCAAGTTCAGACTCGAGGATAAGATCTACTTTACGGTAAAACATCTGACCGTGATCGCGTCTTCGAACCGGAAGAATTCTCTCGTAAACTTCAACGATCCGTCTTCCTTTCATCTCGATCTTTTTCAGGGAGATACGGAGTTCGAAATCTCCGTTCTCGAATATCTATTTAACGAAAACATAAAGTCTTTTCCGAACTTTCCATTACGAAATTTGAAACTATCCACGATCGAAAAAGACGGCAAAAGAAAGATTCGGATTTTGGGAGAATACAAACTCGTTTTTTGGGTCGACGTCGAAATGATCTGCGATCTCGAACTCGTTCCAAATAGTTCTCAGCTGATCTTAAAATCGGAAACGATGAACGCCGCGGGAATTCCGGGCGCGGGAGATCTTCTATCGAGTTTGGGCGTCGGCCTTAAGGAACTTCTTCCGATTCCGGAAGGAAGAGGTCTGCGGATCGTGGATAAAAGTTTTCACATCCAATCCTTTCTTCTTCTACCGCCGCCAAGAATTCGAGGAACGATCGAAGAGATCAAACTTTTGTCCGATCGAATTCTTGTGAAATTCGATACGAAGAAAGATTCTCCATTTCCGAATCTTACGTTTCAGCCCGGTTCTCCGAATCAGATCCGAATCTCCGGCGGAGAAATCCAAGTCGGTTCGGTTTCTTTAAAAAATACGAGTCTTCTTTTGATCGATCAGGACCCGTCCGATCTGCTCGACTTTCATATGAAGAATCTTTTGGTCCAACTTTCTTTCGGAAATTTGAATCTCAACGCGAAGGGAGATCTCAAAGTATTTCTTCCCGATTACGAGGACTTAAAAAAGTAGAATTTTATTTCGTCTCCCCTTTTATAGAAAGATCCAAAAGCGAGGACAAGGCCGGATTTTATTCCGTTGACTTCCGCCTACAGATTAAGAAAGCTGTATGAAGGTTCCGACCGATTCTCCGACGGATTCGGTTTGGCGATCTACACAAACTACAAACAACAGGTATCGTGTTGTGAAAAAAATAATTTCCATCCTTTTTCTTTTTTCCCTCGTATCTCCGTCCTTTCTTTCCGCTCAAACGCAAAACGAAAGTTCCAACCCGCCCGCAACGGAAACGACCGCACCCGCTCCGAGCGAAGAGGCTCCTTCCGCGGAAGAACAAATCACTTCCGCCGTGAAAAAACTCATCGGTTTTATCCGATACAAAAAGAACGATAAGGCGCTCGCCCTTATCCACGTGAAGCAGTTCAGCACCCAACTCTTAAAATCTTCCGGTAAGATCGCCGACGCGGATCGTAAAGAATTCGAAGAAGCGATCTCCGAGTTCATCGTTCACCGCAGTTTTCCGATCGCTCACAAATACTTCGACAAGATCGACATCAATTACGAAAAACCGGTCATCAAAGGAGACAACGCGACTCTCGCTTCCTCCATCATCTGGAACGGTTCCGAAAGAATCACCTTCTCCTGGATTCTGATGAAGATCGACGGCGCTTGGTATATTACGGATTTCTTAAACGAAGGAAAATACGCTTCCGAAACCAACCGAGTCAAATCGGTGGAACCTTCCATCAAAAAGAACGGAATCAAACAAACCATCGCTTTGATCAAAAGAGAAGCAAAGAATTAAACCAGAATGAGACAGCTTCTTTCCAGACTTACAGACTCGATTCTCCTAAACCCGATCCGTTCTTGTAGCGTTCTCGCCGTATTTCTTCTTCTTTCCTTATGGCAGGCATCCAAACTTACGGTAAACAGCAACAACCTCGATCTTCTTCCGAAGGATAACCCTTCCGTCATCAAGACGCAGAAAGTGATCGAGATGATCGGCGGAAACGGATTTTATATTCTCAGCATCAAGTTCAAAGACGAAAAGGGAATGACGGACCATCTCGTTAAGGCTTTTGCCGCAAAGAAAAAAGGCCAAACCGAGATCGTCGAAAACGAGCTGAAAGAAGCCGAAAAGGTAAAACAAAAAAACGTTTCCTATTATAAGGAAAGGGAGAATGCGATCAAGAAGGCTTCGGACGTTTTAAACGAAAGACTTCTGAAGGAAAAGGATTACGTTCAATACATTTCCTATCGTTACAACGTTTCCTTTTTACAGGATCGTCTTCCCCTCTTCTTAAAGACCGAGGACTTGACCGAGGTTCGCAAACGCGTCAAAAGAAAAATCGACGAAGAAGTGGAAAGAGCCAATCCGTTCTTCATCAAACTGAACAACGAAGAATACAATCCCGACTTCAACGATATTCTCGCCAAGTATCAGAAACTTGCAAAAAGGGATATATTCGACGAATATAATATTTCACCGGACAAGGGAATGTTGATCTTTCTCATCAAACCCGCCGGTTCCTTTACGAACATAGAATTCAACATCGCACTCGATAAAAAAATCAAGGAAGTTGTCGCCGAACTCGCTCTCGATAAAAAGGGAATTCAGATCGGTTACACGGGAACGTATCGTCTTCATTTGGACGACTACGAAACCCTGATGGCGGCGTTAAAACCGATCGCGGTCGCATCCTTTATCGGAATCGCGATTCTTCTTCTGTTCTTTTTTAGAAATCCTCTTTTTATCGTGATCCTTCTCGTGTCGCTTCTTTCTGGAATCTTATTCTCCTTCGGTTTGACCACGATCGTAATCGGACAACTCAACTCCGTCACGAGTATCATCGCGTCCATTCTCATGGGACTCGGGATCGACTACGGAATCCAATTCTTGTATCGTTTCCGGGAAGAATTCACCCGCAAACAAGACATGCTTCGTTCCATCAAGGACACGATCTATCATACGGGAATCGCTTCCTTTATTTCCGCGTTAACCACAACCTCAGCGTTCGTGGTTCTCGCCTTTTCCGAGTTCCGAGGTTTCAGCGAGTTCGGTATCATCGCGACTTACGGAATTTTGATCATCGCGGTTTCGATGTACGGAGTGACCGCGCTTCAGATCACGTTGTTGTTCCGTTTGTTCCCTTCTCTCAAGAACAAGTTTTTGTTATCCGCAAAGGAACAGACGACGTCCCCCCTTCTCTATCGTTTTTATAAAAAACCCGGCCTTTTGACGTTAGTCGTCATTGCGATCGTGTTCGTGATTTCCTTTTTCAGTTTCAGTCCGGGAATCCAGTTTAATTACAACGGACGCGATCTGATGGTGGACAACCTGGATTCGGTCAATCTCTACGACGAGATCGGAGATCGTTTCGATATCAGTTCCGATCCGCAGGTCATCGTGGTAGACACTTTGGAAGAATCCGAAGCGGTGTTCGATTATATGACTCCCGTTCCCGACGAGATCGCGGGCTCCGTGGATCAGGTCGTATCTCTTTGGAATTTCGTGCCTCCGAAGGGACAACAAAGGGCCAATTTAAAAGTTCTCAAACAACTGCAAACGGATATGAAACCCGTCAAGGCGGCGTTCTTAAAACCGGAACAAAGAAAATATCTTCCCGTGGTCAAAAGATATTTGAGCGTTAAGGAATACGGACTTCCCGAGGTTCCTGTTTACTTCAGTTCTCAGTTTAAGGAAGTAAAAGGATCCAAAGAAAAAGGACATCTCGTATTTATCTATCCGAAGGTCGCGCTTTGGCACGGACAAAAACTTCTGAAGTTTTTCGACGCCGTGGGAGAATTACATTATCCTAAACTATCCAGAAGGGTTCTCAACACTCTTCTATACGATGCAAACGGAAACGTCGCAAACGATCAGATCAAAAACAAGTGGACTCCGAACGAAGAACGTCTGATCGTAAACGCGTTGAACACATATCCGGCTTCTCGATTTAAGGATCTCGGACTTTTGGAAGGAACCGTTTCCTTTATCTTAAAGACAAGACCTTTCTCGAATCTGGAACAAGCCCGATCCCATAAATACGTTTCGAACACCGCGGGAAGTTTGATTCTTTTTGCCAACCTCATCAAGATCGTTCAAAGAGAAGGAGTCGCGGCGTTTCTCATCACTTTGGTTCTCGTGGTCATCGTGCTGATTCTATTCTTTCGAGGAATCGTTCCGGCGCTCATCTCTTTGATCCCGCTCGTTCTCGGAATTTTCGTGACGCTCGGAATTATGGCGGCGTTTAAAATCCAACTCAACTTTATGAACGTTCTCGTCTTCCCTGTGATCGTAGGCTACGGAATCCAAAACGGAATTTATATCTACTATCGTTTTCGGGAGGATCACGACGTGGTTCGCGCCATGTCCATGGTCGGACCTGCGATCATCGCATCCACGTTAACCACTCTTGTAGGATGGAGTTCCCTTTTGATCGCCGATCAGAAAGGACTCAAGTCCATCGGAGTTGTTGCGAGCATCGGGATCGCGTCCTCTCTCATCATAGCTCTCACTTTGGTTCCCGCGGTATTGGAAATCGTATATCGTTCCAGAAAGGAAGAAGAAAGCGAATCCAAACCGATCGGTTTCAGCGAGGAAGAATCGGATTCTTTCACCGCGTCGGAAAGTTCGGAATTTTCGTCGCAAACCGGAACCGGAGCGCAAACTGCCGTTTCCAAAAAGAAAGCCGCTAAGAAAAAAACGGCTTCGGCTAAAAAGGCGCCCGCCAAAAAGAAAAAAGGATAATTTAGAATGTTACGATATTCTTTTATACTCGTCTCTCTGTTGTTCTCCGTTGCGAACTGTACGGTAAAATACGTAAAGGCCGGACCGGTCTGGGAAAAGGAACTGAACACCTTCAAACGACTGGCGGTTTCCGTTCCAGCGGAAAGCGTAGCCGGGGCTTCCGAAAAAAAGTTAGCCGCAAAGATCGCGGAAAACTATCTTTCCCATCATAAGGAATTTATCATATACCCGTATCGTTCCGGAAACGGAACCTGCGGAGGATCGGATAAAAAGGTCCAAGGAATCTTTCAACTGAAGATTCAGGAAAAGGAAACCGCGGATCGGGTTTCTCTGAGCGCGCTCGCAAAAGTGATCCACTGCGGCAAAGGTGAAATTCTCTGGGAAGGACTGGCCGAAAATTCCTATTCCAAAAACACGGAAGAAAACCAATCCCTCATCAATACGTATACTCAGCTTTACGGAAAGGAAATCGCCGGAAAGGTGAACGCCTACTTCTTTTTACTCCAATCCCTTTTGGATCAACTGGACAGTCCGGTCCTAACCGAAGAGGAAAAAGACGAAAAGATCGAAGTAGAAGCGAGATAAATCCGAAAAAACGGACCAAGCGCGTCTAACGCGACGCGCTTCGATTGTAGCCGAGAGATCGACGATCCGTAAAAATTCTTACTTAGATTACTTAGAGGAAGAAGGAGACGATAAGGTTTCTAGGAACGTATTGTATTCCACACATTCCGGAATCTGATACGTTACGATGGAACCGCAATCCGCGCGTTCCACGCTTTTGATACAAAGCTCGGCGTCCAATTTCAGATTGTTGCTTAGTTTTTTTAATACGATCGGCTCGGACTTATCGTAATCGTAATTGAAGTCGCTGTAACACTGCGCGTTATCGGGATACGTCAAAGCGGCTTCCTTTCTGAGTTTGCCTTCGAGGGAAGCGATATACGGTTCCTTACAACGACTCATCTGAGAACAATACGTTTCGGCGACTTTTTTGTAAACCTCTGCGGACGCGGATTGGGACACGGGACTTTTTTTTCCGCAATCGGACGCAAAGAGTCCGGCGAAAACCAATCCTAAAATTCCGATCCAAATGCCGCGCATATAGAAAGGATAAAGACCGAACTCTCACTGGCAAGTTTTTTCCGAACGCATTCGAGGGATCGAATGCACGAATTCTCCCCCGCGATCCGAGAAAAATCGGACTTCGTTTTAAATCGGGATCTTCAAAAGATGTGCGCTGTTTTCCAGAAACACCTTACGTTTTGTTTCCTTGCTCAGGGAAGAATTCAACAAATTGCAGATCGGATGACTGAGCGCGTACGGAATGTTCGGAAAATCGGAACCGAAATGAACCCGGTCCGGAAAACTTTCCAAAATCTCGAGATAGGGATCGGTTTGTTCGCCGGTCGCCAAAAAATCGACGAAGACCATCGTCGTATCCAGACGAAGTTCGGGATAAATCTTCAGAAGTTCCGCATATTCCCAAACCTCGGAAGCGCCCATGTGCGCGACTACGACCTTCAGTTTCGGATAACGTTCGATAAAGGATTTGAAATATCTAATATTCGTATACGGTCCCGGAAGCGGCGCGTCGCCGGAATGAATCACGAGAGGGATTTCCTTTTTTTCAAGATAGGAAAAAGTCTCCGAAAGTTCGGGACGGGTCAGATCCAAACGCCCCACTTCGCAATGAAGTTTAAAACCGCGAAATCCGAATTCTTCCACGGCTCGTTTCGTATATTCGTAACAACCTTTTTCAGGGAAGAATGTACCGAATAAAACGACTCCGTGTGTGTTCGTGTGATTTTCAAAAACCCAACGATTCAGACCTTCGGCCATATTCTCCTTATGCGCGTAATTCAAAGTGGTGAAGTGAAAGATCCGATTCTTCCTTAAGGTTTCCAACCTCTTCTCTTCGTTTTCCCGATACGCGATTTCCCAATGAACCCCGTCGAACCATTTCCAAATCCGTTTCATCACATACTCGGGAAAAAAATGAGTGTGAATGTCTATGATAAACGGAAGTCCGTATTTTTCCAAAAGAGGAAGATGCGCAGGAGATTCGTCGTCGCGCAGAGGCGGAAGATTCTCCGGGTTCTTCCAAGGAAAGGGAGAAGGTCCCGCATTTCGATTCGAGGAAAGAATATGATGACAACAAGGCAACATTCCTTCAGCTTCGGCCTTTACCGAAGGGAGTCAATCCATTGTCTCTTTTTTCCTTGACTGATCGGATGAAAGAGTTTCAATAACGGAAATTTTTTTAGGAACAACAAGCTAATGAATCCACTGCTACAAGCCGTCAAAATCGGAACCGTATTCTTTTGGATCGTGGTCGGGGCCGACGTTTTCGGCTTTATCCAAATGGGAGAACCGCTCGACTTCTTACTCAAAACCGTGGGATTCGGAACCTTCGTAGTACATCTTGTCGAGATCGCCTACTTCTGGTTAACGTTCAAACACAAGTCGAACAATCCGGTTTTGGATTCCCTTCAGATTCTCGTCTTCGGAGTCTTTCACATGATTCCGCTCAGAAATAAACAGGCATAACGTCGCTTAACGTTTCGATGGATTCCTCGGTTTCCGATTTCGGGAAACCGGGGAGAACGGGTAAGAATTCCCTAAATCCGAACTTCGCTTAACAAAACGAGACGGACTGAAATCGACGAGACAATCGATCGACAACTCGTTCCTTTTTTCGTTTTTTAAGGATTCGTAATCTTCAACACTTCTTCCACGAGAGTTTCACTCGGAGAATCGTATCTCCAAAGAACTTCCAGATAATTCCGCAGATGCGGATTGGAAAGAATTTGAATCGTTTCCGTCCATTCCGAATTTTGAATGTTCTTTTTCAACTCGGGCAAAAACCGATACACGTTTCGAAAACGCGCGCCGCAACGGCTCGGCGAAAGTTCGCAAATCTTCAGTTCGCTTTTTAAAACATCCAAAGAAGGATTCTTTAGAAATTTGGAATATACTTCCCGATCCTCTGATTTCGTTTCCGTTCTCATTCCCTCGTATAGAAAGGTTCCGGTAACGACCTTTCCTCCGTCCGGACAGATTTCGATCGGAGGTTTTTCGGAAGATCGTAAAACAAGACGATAATTCTTTTCAAAAAAAGAATGATTGAGTATTTTAGAATATTCGCAACTCCAAGGAAAATGAACCTCTATAACGTCGGGGCGATTCAATTCCAAATACGATTGAACCGCGGAGGGATTCTTTTTATTTTTCGCAAGAAAACGGTTTCCGAGATAACCCAAATCGAGAATATTAAATTCCTTATAAAAACTCACGGCGCCCAAATCCGCGATGGCGACGTACGGTCGAACAATTTCTTCCTTTTTGGAAACATTCAAAATTTCTAATCTTCTTTGTTCGAAAATTCCGGAGCTACAACAAAGATCGTAGGACTTGAATTTATAATTTTTATACGAGATAAAACCCGCGGCCAGCACGATGGGAAGAATCCAAATTTTTCTCTTTTCGGTCAGCGCGGAGATACGAATCAAAAACAAAACCGTTCCCACACACGCGAGCCAGGTCATCGGTCGCGCCGGATCCAATCGATAATTTCCCAAAACGAACGCGTGCAAAAGACCCGGAAGAGCGAGCGCGACGATCAAGATCGTAAACAAAATTTCCTTAGAGGAAATTCTTTTTAAGAACAGAAGCGCCAAGGATAAGGGAAGAAGCAAAACCAAGTTTTGTTTAAAACCGAACCGAAAAATTTCCCAGTTTTTCAAAAGCGCCGGATTCAAATGGATCAAGTTGTTTACGTTTTCGGAAAGAGAAACTTCCTGAGCCGTGGAAGTGTTCGGAAACAGATTTCCGAAGTATAAAATTCTTCCGAGAAAAAATAAGGCCCAAAGAGCTCCGGCGATCCAAAGAGGAAGCGTTTCTTTCCAGGAAACTCCCTTTCGATAAACGAGAAAAAGAAAAACAAAACTGATTAGAAAAAGATGATATACGCTTTCGATTCTTACGATCGTCGCCGCAAAAAGAATCAAAGCCGCAAAAACGGCGGGAATCGGATTTCCGTTTAATATCTTAAACAGAACGAGCGCATAACTTAAATAAAGAAGATGCACCCAGGAATTCTCCATTCCGGACGCGTGCCATGCGAGAAAGGTAAACGAAACGGAAAGTAAGGCGGACGCGCAAAGAACCAAACCGAGACTGCGGATTTTTTCCTTATCGTAAAACTCTTCGAAGATCGAAAAGACCACGAACCCGAATAGAAAGGTCGTCACCCACCATTGAATCGCGAAGAATACGGAATAATGAAACGTATAAACCGAAGAAAGAACGGAGAAGATCAAAAATTGAAGCGGAGACGAAAAACCCTCCACTCGTTCGCCGCTCGGATTGACTCCGATAAAACCGAAGTCCGTTAAATTTTTGGCGTGACTGAGTGTGATGATTCCGTCGTCCCGATCCAGATAAAAATTCTCGGGAAAAAAACCGAGGACAATCTTAAAAACCAAAACAGTAATCAACCCGGCGATTGCGCCGGGAAGAATCCGATTGCGATCGAGAATCTTTGAAATTTTATCTATCAAAACCATCGGCAACCCGCCCCAAAAATTAAAACTTTATAATATTCTATCAAACTCGGAACGGGCCTGAAATCAACGAGGCAATCGATCGAGAATATCCCGATATTCTTTCGCCATTCCGAGGACGACGTCCTTAGCGGGGATCAAACCCTCGATCTGAGCGACTCCGTGACCCGCGGACCAGATATCCTTCCAACGTTTGTATTCCTGATCGAGGTTCTGCGATTCTCCGCTGTGCGAAAGATCGCCCGCTTTTTCCACGGACTTCTTCAGCCAGTTGGCGGGAATTCCGGAAATCTTTTCCGTATATACGATCTCTTCGGGGCCGGAATCGATCAACATCTGCTTATAACCCTCCGAAGCCATCGCCTCGGGAGTCGCGATCAATCTGGTTCCGATGTAAACCGCATCGGCGCCTAACGCGAGTGAGGCGACCATCTGCGCTCCGCTTGAAATCGCGCCCGCCGCGATGATCGGCAAACCGGTTTCCTTTTGCAGATAGGGATAAAGACTGAACGGAGAAATGTTTCCCGCGTGACCGCCCGCGCCTTGTGCAACGGCGATTAACGCGTCCGCACCGGCCTTTGCTACTATGTTCGCGTGTTTCAACGTGGTCACGTCGCAAAAAACTTTGGAGCCTACGCTCTTCGCTTCGCTGACGACGGTGCGGGGACTTCCCAAACTCGTGATGAGAAGTTCGACCTTCGCGTCCAAAACGACTTCCAACTGCTTCGACCAATTCGGGTTATGCGATTTATGAAGGATTAAATTCACTCCGATCGGCTTCTTCGTTTTGGAACGAATTTCCTGAAGACCGTCTTTGAGTTGTTCCGGAGAACGATAATTAAGAGAAGGAAAACAACCGATCCCGCCCGCTTCCGAAACGGCCACGACCAGATCCGGATACGAGACTAAAAACATAGGAGCCCCGATGATCGGCAGATCGATTCCGAGCATTTCCGTAATTCGAGTATTGATTTTCATTCTGGGAATTCTTTAAATATCGGCGTTTTAAGCAAGGAGGATTTTTCTTCCCAAAACGAAACCGTTCGGAAATTCTGAACTTATGATCGTGATCATGTCCTCTTATAAAGTTCTGGAAGAAAGAATCGAAGATTTCAAAAAGATCAGCCACGAAATGGCGAAAGAATCTCTCGATACCGAAGACGGCGTTCTAAGACTCGACGTTCTTCAAGGCGACGGAGATCCGGGACGATTCGTATTTATGGAAGTGTATAAAAGCGAGGCCGCGAGAAAAAAACATCTCGAGACTCCGCAATTTATTTCCTGGAGAAGAGCCGTTCCCGAGTGGTTCAGCCAAGGAAGCACGTCGATCCAATATCTTCCGGTTCACATCGATCTTCTCGGTTGATAAACGAATTCAGAGATACGGTCAACCCGCTAAGAAGTAAGTCGATACGATTCCTTTTCCTTTGATGTCGACCTCCCCTCTTTTTTCCAATTGAAACAGGGGAGAAGCCGCAAGATAGAATTCTTCCGTTACGTGGATCTTGCCCGGAATTCCGTGCGATTCCATACGCGACGCGAGATTGACCGAATCTCCCCAAAGATCGTAGATGAATTTTTTTCTTCCGATCACTCCGGCGACCACGGGACCGGAATGAATTCCGATTCGAATATTCAAATTTTCGCGTACGAGTTCCTCGTTCGTATTCACTTCTTTTAATATATCCAAAGCGAGATTTCCGATCCTCTGGATATGATCCTCGCAGGGAATCGGAATTCCGGCCGCGGCCATATACGCGTCCCCGATCGTTTTGATCTTTTCCACTCCTCTGTGTTCGGCGAGTTCGTCCAATCTGGAAAAGAATCGATCCAAAAGACCCGCGAGTTCGTCCGGACTTTTTCGAGCCGCAAGAAGGGTAAAACCGACGATGTCCGCAAATAGGATCGAACATTCCGAAAAATATTCGGATATCTGAGAATTTTCGTTCTTCAGTCGATTTGCGATTTCGTCGGGAAGAATATTCCTTAAGAGATGATCGGACTTTTCCTTCTCCATTTCCAAGTCCTTGGTCTGGGTTTCGATCGTCTTTGCCTGAAGAAACAACTTTCGAGTCGTAAGTTCCAAAGTATAACCCGCGATCA from Leptospira kmetyi serovar Malaysia str. Bejo-Iso9 harbors:
- a CDS encoding MXAN_6521/LA_1396 family lipoprotein; this translates as MLRYSFILVSLLFSVANCTVKYVKAGPVWEKELNTFKRLAVSVPAESVAGASEKKLAAKIAENYLSHHKEFIIYPYRSGNGTCGGSDKKVQGIFQLKIQEKETADRVSLSALAKVIHCGKGEILWEGLAENSYSKNTEENQSLINTYTQLYGKEIAGKVNAYFFLLQSLLDQLDSPVLTEEEKDEKIEVEAR
- a CDS encoding LIC12338 family lipoprotein, which produces MKIFRNFLSAGILAVVVFGVLFTGACKKKENNNDTDNVLLLLLATQPYVEQSKTGFFIIVPKGIAQ
- a CDS encoding ABC transporter substrate-binding protein → MKKIISILFLFSLVSPSFLSAQTQNESSNPPATETTAPAPSEEAPSAEEQITSAVKKLIGFIRYKKNDKALALIHVKQFSTQLLKSSGKIADADRKEFEEAISEFIVHRSFPIAHKYFDKIDINYEKPVIKGDNATLASSIIWNGSERITFSWILMKIDGAWYITDFLNEGKYASETNRVKSVEPSIKKNGIKQTIALIKREAKN
- a CDS encoding putative quinol monooxygenase, encoding MIVIMSSYKVLEERIEDFKKISHEMAKESLDTEDGVLRLDVLQGDGDPGRFVFMEVYKSEAARKKHLETPQFISWRRAVPEWFSQGSTSIQYLPVHIDLLG
- a CDS encoding LA_2478/LA_2722/LA_4182 family protein, encoding MRGIWIGILGLVFAGLFASDCGKKSPVSQSASAEVYKKVAETYCSQMSRCKEPYIASLEGKLRKEAALTYPDNAQCYSDFNYDYDKSEPIVLKKLSNNLKLDAELCIKSVERADCGSIVTYQIPECVEYNTFLETLSSPSSSK
- a CDS encoding TIGR04282 family arsenosugar biosynthesis glycosyltransferase is translated as MNSKEALILFLRNPVAGQVKTRLAQILGNEAALAVYEQLVELTQKQVNVLDLPIRLYFDSIPEFVSNKWGNKFSAHLQTGQDLGSRMANAFLETFETGAEKTVIIGSDCPDLETKHIREAFSALDQSDVVLGPAVDGGYYLLGTKSHSPELFEGIPWSTDRVFGITLEKLQLSRKNVWILPKLNDVDEASDLDPYLRSGKINL
- a CDS encoding NAD(P)H-dependent flavin oxidoreductase; protein product: MKINTRITEMLGIDLPIIGAPMFLVSYPDLVVAVSEAGGIGCFPSLNYRSPEQLKDGLQEIRSKTKKPIGVNLILHKSHNPNWSKQLEVVLDAKVELLITSLGSPRTVVSEAKSVGSKVFCDVTTLKHANIVAKAGADALIAVAQGAGGHAGNISPFSLYPYLQKETGLPIIAAGAISSGAQMVASLALGADAVYIGTRLIATPEAMASEGYKQMLIDSGPEEIVYTEKISGIPANWLKKSVEKAGDLSHSGESQNLDQEYKRWKDIWSAGHGVAQIEGLIPAKDVVLGMAKEYRDILDRLPR
- a CDS encoding amidohydrolase family protein; this encodes MLPCCHHILSSNRNAGPSPFPWKNPENLPPLRDDESPAHLPLLEKYGLPFIIDIHTHFFPEYVMKRIWKWFDGVHWEIAYRENEEKRLETLRKNRIFHFTTLNYAHKENMAEGLNRWVFENHTNTHGVVLFGTFFPEKGCYEYTKRAVEEFGFRGFKLHCEVGRLDLTRPELSETFSYLEKKEIPLVIHSGDAPLPGPYTNIRYFKSFIERYPKLKVVVAHMGASEVWEYAELLKIYPELRLDTTMVFVDFLATGEQTDPYLEILESFPDRVHFGSDFPNIPYALSHPICNLLNSSLSKETKRKVFLENSAHLLKIPI
- a CDS encoding efflux RND transporter permease subunit, translated to MRQLLSRLTDSILLNPIRSCSVLAVFLLLSLWQASKLTVNSNNLDLLPKDNPSVIKTQKVIEMIGGNGFYILSIKFKDEKGMTDHLVKAFAAKKKGQTEIVENELKEAEKVKQKNVSYYKERENAIKKASDVLNERLLKEKDYVQYISYRYNVSFLQDRLPLFLKTEDLTEVRKRVKRKIDEEVERANPFFIKLNNEEYNPDFNDILAKYQKLAKRDIFDEYNISPDKGMLIFLIKPAGSFTNIEFNIALDKKIKEVVAELALDKKGIQIGYTGTYRLHLDDYETLMAALKPIAVASFIGIAILLLFFFRNPLFIVILLVSLLSGILFSFGLTTIVIGQLNSVTSIIASILMGLGIDYGIQFLYRFREEFTRKQDMLRSIKDTIYHTGIASFISALTTTSAFVVLAFSEFRGFSEFGIIATYGILIIAVSMYGVTALQITLLFRLFPSLKNKFLLSAKEQTTSPLLYRFYKKPGLLTLVVIAIVFVISFFSFSPGIQFNYNGRDLMVDNLDSVNLYDEIGDRFDISSDPQVIVVDTLEESEAVFDYMTPVPDEIAGSVDQVVSLWNFVPPKGQQRANLKVLKQLQTDMKPVKAAFLKPEQRKYLPVVKRYLSVKEYGLPEVPVYFSSQFKEVKGSKEKGHLVFIYPKVALWHGQKLLKFFDAVGELHYPKLSRRVLNTLLYDANGNVANDQIKNKWTPNEERLIVNALNTYPASRFKDLGLLEGTVSFILKTRPFSNLEQARSHKYVSNTAGSLILFANLIKIVQREGVAAFLITLVLVVIVLILFFRGIVPALISLIPLVLGIFVTLGIMAAFKIQLNFMNVLVFPVIVGYGIQNGIYIYYRFREDHDVVRAMSMVGPAIIASTLTTLVGWSSLLIADQKGLKSIGVVASIGIASSLIIALTLVPAVLEIVYRSRKEEESESKPIGFSEEESDSFTASESSEFSSQTGTGAQTAVSKKKAAKKKTASAKKAPAKKKKG